From Spirochaetota bacterium, a single genomic window includes:
- the asnS gene encoding asparagine--tRNA ligase — protein MIYLSIKEIFKKDKELKDIIVRGWVKTVRNLKDIYFIELNDGSIINNLQIVCDKEVENYDSLKNLSTGSSVEFIGDISLSPAKEQKWEMKGKKVKIFSIADPENYPLQKKRHSFEFLRTITHLKPRTNTFGAIIRVRSHLAYAIHKFFYERDFYYIHTPIITGSDCEGAGAMFQVTTLDYEKLLKEKREIDWKEDFFGKKTFLTVSGQLEAEIYACSLGKVYTFGPTFRAENSNTTRHLAEFWMIEPEMAFYELEDNIKLAEEFIKYIIKYVIENDKEDMEFFDKWVANGLLKKLEDVINSSFEVVEYSQGIKILENSGEKFEFPVHFGVDLQSEHERYLTEKYFKKPIFLINYPKEIKAFYMKQNDDGKTVRAMDLLVPQIGEIIGGSQREDDYDKLLEAIRRFGLNESDYWWYLDLRKYGSVPHSGFGLGFERLIQFVTGMSNIRDVIPIYRVPGFAEF, from the coding sequence ATGATATATTTATCTATCAAGGAAATATTTAAAAAGGATAAAGAATTAAAAGATATTATTGTTAGAGGGTGGGTTAAGACAGTAAGAAATTTAAAAGATATTTATTTTATAGAACTTAATGATGGCTCCATTATTAATAATTTACAAATTGTTTGTGATAAAGAAGTTGAAAATTATGATTCTTTAAAAAATTTATCAACAGGGAGTTCTGTTGAGTTTATAGGAGATATATCATTATCTCCTGCTAAAGAGCAAAAATGGGAAATGAAAGGTAAAAAAGTAAAAATATTTTCTATTGCTGATCCTGAAAATTATCCTTTGCAGAAAAAGAGACACTCTTTTGAATTTTTAAGAACAATAACACATTTAAAACCTAGAACAAATACTTTTGGTGCAATAATTAGAGTTAGAAGTCATCTTGCATATGCAATTCATAAATTCTTCTATGAAAGAGATTTTTATTATATTCATACCCCAATAATAACAGGTTCAGATTGTGAAGGGGCTGGAGCAATGTTTCAGGTTACTACATTAGATTATGAAAAACTTTTAAAGGAAAAAAGAGAAATAGATTGGAAGGAAGATTTTTTTGGAAAAAAAACTTTTTTAACTGTTTCCGGGCAACTAGAAGCAGAAATATATGCTTGTTCTCTTGGTAAAGTATATACTTTTGGGCCAACATTTAGAGCTGAAAATTCAAACACAACAAGGCATCTTGCGGAATTTTGGATGATTGAACCTGAGATGGCTTTTTATGAATTGGAAGATAATATAAAACTTGCTGAAGAATTTATAAAATATATTATAAAATATGTAATTGAAAATGATAAAGAAGATATGGAGTTCTTTGATAAATGGGTTGCTAATGGGCTATTAAAGAAACTAGAAGATGTTATAAATAGTTCTTTTGAAGTTGTTGAATATTCTCAAGGTATTAAAATACTTGAAAATTCTGGAGAAAAATTTGAGTTTCCTGTACATTTTGGTGTTGATTTGCAATCTGAGCATGAGAGATATTTAACAGAGAAATATTTTAAGAAACCTATATTCTTAATTAATTATCCTAAAGAAATCAAAGCTTTTTATATGAAACAGAATGATGATGGAAAAACAGTAAGAGCAATGGATTTGTTGGTTCCACAGATTGGAGAGATTATTGGGGGATCACAGAGAGAGGATGATTATGATAAACTTTTGGAGGCTATAAGAAGATTTGGACTAAATGAAAGTGATTATTGGTGGTACCTTGATTTAAGAAAGTATGGTTCTGTTCCTCATTCTGGGTTTGGGCTTGGTTTTGAAAGATTAATTCAATTTGTTACAGGTATGTCTAATATAAGAGATGTTATTCCAATTTATAGAGTTCCTGGATTTGCAGAATTTTAA
- a CDS encoding queuosine precursor transporter — protein MFLKNIFGFNELLWFIFLITDLSFCLLLFRFFGKNGLYSLIAANIILCNIQVTKLVKLFGVTVTLGNILYGSIFLATDILSEYYGKDEAKKAVYSGFLILIFMTFTFQITLLYKPDPADLVHNSMKNIFSFIPRIAIGSLIAYLVSQIHDVWAFHFWKNLTKGKKLWIRNNFSTMVSQAIDSFIFCFIAFYGIYEKGVFIQILLSTYLIKFLVALFDTPFIYLSKIISRKVNDIMIQKESI, from the coding sequence ATGTTCTTAAAAAACATATTTGGTTTTAATGAACTTTTGTGGTTTATTTTTTTAATAACAGACCTTTCATTTTGTTTATTGTTATTTAGGTTTTTTGGTAAAAACGGACTATATTCTCTTATTGCTGCAAATATTATTCTTTGTAATATTCAAGTAACAAAACTTGTGAAATTATTCGGTGTAACTGTTACACTTGGAAATATATTATATGGTTCAATATTTCTTGCAACTGATATACTATCCGAATATTATGGGAAAGATGAAGCTAAAAAAGCAGTTTATTCTGGATTTTTAATTTTAATTTTCATGACATTTACTTTTCAGATAACTTTATTATACAAGCCTGATCCTGCTGACCTTGTTCATAATTCTATGAAAAACATTTTTTCTTTTATTCCAAGAATTGCTATTGGTTCACTAATAGCATATTTAGTATCACAAATACACGATGTTTGGGCTTTTCATTTTTGGAAAAATTTAACTAAAGGGAAAAAATTGTGGATAAGAAATAATTTTTCTACTATGGTTTCTCAAGCTATAGATTCTTTCATTTTTTGTTTTATTGCTTTTTATGGTATTTATGAAAAAGGTGTTTTTATTCAGATTTTATTAAGTACATATTTAATAAAATTTTTAGTTGCTCTATTTGATACCCCTTTTATATATCTTTCAAAAATTATAAGCAGAAAAGTTAATGATATAATGATTCAAAAAGAGAGCATTTAA
- a CDS encoding TetM/TetW/TetO/TetS family tetracycline resistance ribosomal protection protein → MKAKSIKNIGIIAHIDAGKTTLSERFLYYSGKIHKIGSVDEGTTELDYLEEEKERGITIISAATSFQWKDSIINLIDTPGHIDFIEEVRKSLFVVDCCILVICGTSHVQAQTETLYNLCKKLNIPLIVFINKMDRNTSNFTKSFESLLNKFNKYFIPITIPLYTKDDKFIGVYNILDNNAYIYNINLEGDRYNVINNFLTFDNNKVLQNVKDFIFKDDINFFLQYFIDTLSSKSEKILNHFLNQPDNYSIIGQNYEAIVDEIYKLCINRELFPVFCGSAYKNIAIHSLLDGIVLFAPEYNILKPKVLDINKNTFIEIPQNISLGYIFKIIYDKQAGKIFFARIYNGHFEKNQKIYIPDIKEFDRLPHLYKVHANKKNEIDRCEEGDIICIIGSKYLNLFYTFSSDRKDIIFNKKDFIDPVISMRIEPLSIKDFYPLIDILKIIENEDPSFKFKLDESTATIIISGMGELHLEIIQHRIENEFKIKTKVGTPLINYRESISKTNSISFNLKKEIKGVLLKCEVEIEVSPNNSNSYSIDDKNLTQNYYPFIDSIIQSIFLSGIKFGYPLFGVKITIKKVSIDNKENSEIILQETINKALINILEQSGPVLLEPYMKIEVVCPYEHFSEVYNDLLKRSNNIISLEDIIEETNYKVIKAMGYLKNFFGYSTILRSLTSGKGTFSMEFNSYEKSQ, encoded by the coding sequence ATGAAAGCAAAAAGTATTAAGAATATAGGAATTATTGCTCATATTGATGCAGGTAAAACTACACTTTCTGAAAGATTTTTATATTATTCTGGGAAAATTCATAAAATAGGTTCCGTTGATGAAGGAACAACTGAGCTTGATTATTTAGAAGAAGAAAAAGAAAGAGGTATTACTATTATATCTGCAGCTACTTCCTTTCAATGGAAAGATTCAATTATAAACTTAATAGATACTCCAGGCCATATTGATTTTATTGAAGAAGTTAGAAAATCTTTGTTTGTGGTTGACTGTTGTATTTTAGTTATATGTGGCACTTCACATGTCCAAGCTCAGACTGAAACTCTATACAATCTATGTAAAAAACTCAACATACCTCTTATTGTTTTTATTAACAAAATGGATAGAAACACATCTAACTTTACAAAATCATTCGAATCTTTACTTAATAAATTTAATAAATATTTTATTCCGATTACAATACCACTCTACACTAAGGATGATAAATTTATAGGGGTCTATAATATTTTAGATAATAATGCTTATATATATAATATAAATTTAGAAGGTGATAGATATAATGTTATAAATAATTTTCTTACATTTGATAACAATAAAGTCTTACAAAATGTTAAAGATTTCATTTTTAAAGATGATATAAACTTTTTTTTACAATATTTTATTGATACTTTATCTTCAAAAAGTGAAAAAATATTAAACCATTTTTTAAACCAACCAGATAATTATTCTATCATTGGACAAAATTATGAAGCAATTGTAGATGAAATATATAAACTTTGTATAAATAGGGAACTTTTCCCTGTCTTTTGTGGGTCAGCATACAAAAATATTGCAATACACTCCCTACTTGATGGCATAGTTCTTTTTGCCCCAGAATATAATATTTTAAAGCCAAAAGTCCTTGATATTAATAAAAATACTTTTATAGAAATTCCTCAAAATATTTCCCTTGGTTACATTTTTAAAATTATTTATGATAAACAAGCAGGTAAAATTTTCTTTGCTAGAATTTACAATGGTCATTTTGAGAAAAATCAAAAAATATATATACCAGATATAAAAGAATTTGACAGATTACCTCATTTATATAAAGTTCATGCAAATAAAAAGAATGAAATAGATAGATGTGAAGAAGGAGATATTATTTGCATAATTGGTTCGAAATATTTAAACCTTTTTTATACATTTTCATCTGATAGAAAAGATATAATTTTCAATAAAAAAGATTTTATTGATCCTGTGATTTCAATGAGAATAGAACCTCTTTCTATAAAAGATTTTTATCCATTAATAGATATATTAAAAATAATTGAAAATGAAGACCCTTCTTTTAAATTTAAATTAGATGAATCAACAGCAACAATTATCATTTCTGGCATGGGTGAACTTCATCTAGAAATAATTCAACATAGAATTGAAAATGAATTTAAGATAAAAACAAAAGTTGGAACACCATTAATAAATTATAGAGAATCAATTTCAAAAACAAATAGCATATCATTTAATTTAAAGAAAGAAATTAAAGGTGTTTTATTAAAATGTGAAGTTGAAATAGAAGTATCTCCTAATAATTCAAACTCCTATTCTATTGATGATAAAAATTTAACACAAAACTATTACCCTTTCATTGATAGTATAATACAATCAATTTTTCTTTCAGGCATAAAATTCGGATATCCTTTATTTGGTGTTAAAATAACAATAAAAAAAGTTAGTATAGATAATAAAGAAAATTCTGAAATTATACTTCAAGAAACTATTAATAAAGCTCTAATTAATATACTAGAACAATCTGGGCCAGTTTTATTAGAACCATATATGAAAATTGAAGTAGTCTGCCCTTATGAACATTTTTCAGAAGTTTATAATGATTTATTAAAAAGGAGCAATAATATCATTTCACTTGAAGATATAATCGAAGAAACAAATTATAAAGTTATTAAAGCAATGGGTTATTTAAAAAACTTTTTTGGATATTCCACAATTTTAAGATCTTTGACATCTGGCAAAGGAACTTTTTCTATGGAATTTAACTCTTATGAAAAATCTCAGTAA